A window of Komagataeibacter medellinensis NBRC 3288 contains these coding sequences:
- a CDS encoding cobaltochelatase CobT-related protein, with the protein MRENRKNASSPKSELEAMRAERFKRATVGAVRAMGGKAQAEVSFLNGPVPSGVSVTGMHVRLPHPTQRMTDAEMTRMRGAADAAALRLRHHNAALHDHARPPAGEAREVYDILEQARVESLGARHMAGVAANLDARLAQECADLGMDRLPSHTRLPTPLALGLLARARMSGQPVVESMRDLMARWFDDMPPAARRALDEMVSRQDSQTDFAQAARRLLMACSLLEQETTPDEAADDGTAEAEAASTEDEEQGEDVTPEPQDDGPEEDDSSQPMQMSQGTGTGDDEPEDGEQGGTASGSEEAGGPGEEDAPPDDTPPAYRAFTTVYDEEIAAEDLCDGEELSRLRQTLDQQLVSMQGVVSKLANRLQRKLMAQQTRAWEFDLEEGMLDAGRLSRIVVNPMLSLSYKRERDTDFRDTVVTLLIDNSGSMRGRPISVAAMCGDILARTLERCAVKVEVLGFTTRAWKGGRSREAWVQAGKPENPGRLNDLRHIVYKAADMPWRRARRNLGLMLREGLLKENIDGEALLWAQRRLAARAEARRILMVISDGAPVDDSTLSANPGSYLENHLREVIAHIETRTTTELLAIGIGHDVTRYYRRAVTITDPEELGGTMMKKLSELFAEEALRSRPRRGG; encoded by the coding sequence ATGCGTGAGAACCGGAAAAACGCCTCTTCCCCCAAGTCCGAGCTTGAAGCCATGCGGGCTGAGCGATTCAAGCGCGCAACGGTAGGCGCCGTGCGCGCCATGGGTGGTAAGGCGCAGGCGGAGGTCTCTTTCCTTAACGGACCTGTTCCCTCGGGCGTATCCGTTACCGGCATGCATGTACGCCTGCCCCATCCCACGCAGCGGATGACGGATGCGGAAATGACCCGCATGCGTGGCGCGGCCGACGCCGCTGCCCTACGCCTGCGCCATCACAACGCGGCCCTGCATGACCACGCCCGCCCCCCGGCAGGTGAAGCGCGTGAAGTGTATGACATACTGGAACAGGCGCGGGTGGAAAGCCTGGGTGCGCGGCACATGGCAGGCGTCGCTGCCAACCTTGATGCGCGCCTTGCACAGGAATGCGCGGATCTGGGCATGGACCGCCTGCCCAGCCATACCAGGCTGCCTACCCCGCTTGCGCTGGGGTTGCTGGCGCGTGCGCGCATGTCCGGCCAGCCGGTGGTGGAGTCCATGCGCGACCTCATGGCGCGCTGGTTTGATGACATGCCGCCCGCCGCCCGCCGTGCACTGGACGAGATGGTATCGCGTCAGGACAGCCAGACCGATTTTGCACAGGCCGCGCGCAGGCTGCTCATGGCCTGTTCGCTGCTGGAACAGGAAACCACGCCCGATGAAGCCGCTGATGACGGTACGGCCGAGGCAGAGGCTGCCAGCACCGAAGATGAAGAACAGGGTGAGGACGTAACCCCCGAGCCGCAGGATGACGGCCCGGAGGAGGACGACAGTTCCCAGCCCATGCAGATGTCGCAGGGCACGGGTACGGGCGATGACGAACCCGAGGATGGTGAACAGGGTGGTACTGCCAGCGGATCGGAAGAAGCCGGTGGCCCCGGTGAGGAAGACGCGCCGCCCGACGACACGCCGCCCGCCTACCGTGCCTTCACCACCGTGTATGACGAGGAAATTGCCGCCGAGGATCTGTGCGACGGGGAGGAACTCTCCCGTCTGCGCCAGACGCTGGACCAGCAGCTTGTCAGCATGCAGGGCGTTGTCTCCAAGCTGGCCAACCGCCTGCAGCGCAAGCTCATGGCGCAGCAGACACGGGCGTGGGAGTTCGATCTGGAAGAAGGCATGCTCGATGCCGGGCGGCTTTCGCGCATTGTGGTCAATCCCATGCTCTCGCTATCTTACAAGCGTGAGCGGGATACGGATTTCCGCGATACGGTCGTGACCCTGCTGATCGACAATTCGGGCTCCATGCGCGGGCGGCCGATCTCGGTTGCCGCCATGTGTGGCGATATCCTTGCCCGCACGCTCGAACGCTGTGCGGTCAAGGTGGAAGTGCTGGGCTTTACCACGCGTGCATGGAAGGGTGGGCGCAGCCGGGAGGCATGGGTCCAGGCGGGCAAGCCCGAAAACCCCGGCAGGCTCAATGACCTGCGCCACATCGTGTACAAGGCCGCCGACATGCCGTGGCGGCGCGCGCGGCGCAATCTTGGCCTGATGCTGCGCGAGGGGCTACTCAAGGAAAACATTGATGGCGAGGCCCTGCTCTGGGCGCAGCGCAGGCTTGCCGCGCGGGCCGAGGCACGGCGGATCCTGATGGTCATATCCGATGGTGCGCCGGTGGATGACAGCACGCTTTCCGCCAATCCCGGTTCCTATCTGGAAAATCACCTGCGTGAGGTGATTGCCCATATCGAGACACGTACCACGACCGAACTGCTTGCCATTGGCATTGGCCATGACGTGACGCGCTATTACCGCCGCGCCGTCACCATTACCGACCCCGAGGAACTGGGCGGCACGATGATGAAGAAGTTGTCTGAACTGTTTGCGGAAGAAGCATTGCGCAGCAGGCCCCGCCGCGGGGGCTGA
- a CDS encoding pyridoxal phosphate-dependent decarboxylase family protein, producing the protein MTGLDPDNWDALRALGHEMVDDMFNRLSTLRERPVWQPMPATLRAQLRTGLPHDPTPPQELYARFRELVEPYSTGNIHPGFMGWVHGGGTAMGMLAELLAGGLNANCGGRDHAPIEVEREVIRWAAEMCGFPTETTGLLVTGSSMANMIAVITASRAVPDGLAMRAGGVGTRKLVGYAAATAHGCIARAFDLTGLGTDALRVIPVGADNRMILPELEQAIARDRAAGFEPFMVIGTAGTVDTGAIDDLAALADIAARENIWFHVDGAFGALAMLSDTLRPSLRGLERADSVAFDFHKWAQVQYDAGCILVRRPGVQAAAFAQSRAYLAREDRGLATNAPWYCDLGPDLSRGFRALKVWMTLGTYGADGMGDMIANCCAIARHLANRVEANPRLELLAPVTLNIVCFRIIAPVADLDHFNGEVVKDLHESGIAAPSTTVINGHKAVRAAIVNHRTTTADVDRMLDALLELADRRLIAA; encoded by the coding sequence ATGACAGGACTGGACCCGGATAACTGGGATGCACTGCGTGCACTGGGCCACGAGATGGTGGATGACATGTTCAACCGTCTGTCCACCCTGCGCGAGCGCCCGGTCTGGCAGCCCATGCCCGCCACCTTGCGCGCGCAGCTACGTACCGGCCTGCCGCATGACCCCACCCCGCCGCAGGAACTGTATGCCCGTTTCCGCGAACTGGTGGAACCTTATTCTACCGGCAACATCCACCCCGGCTTCATGGGCTGGGTGCATGGCGGCGGCACGGCCATGGGCATGCTGGCCGAACTGCTGGCAGGTGGGCTGAACGCCAATTGTGGTGGCCGCGACCACGCCCCGATCGAGGTCGAGCGCGAGGTTATCCGCTGGGCGGCCGAGATGTGCGGCTTCCCGACCGAGACCACGGGCCTGCTGGTCACCGGTTCTTCCATGGCCAACATGATTGCCGTGATCACCGCCAGCCGTGCCGTACCCGACGGGCTGGCCATGCGGGCAGGGGGCGTGGGCACGCGCAAACTTGTGGGCTATGCCGCCGCCACCGCTCATGGCTGCATTGCCCGCGCGTTTGACCTGACGGGGCTGGGTACCGATGCCCTGCGCGTGATCCCGGTCGGCGCGGATAACCGCATGATCCTGCCCGAACTGGAACAGGCCATTGCGCGCGACCGCGCGGCGGGTTTCGAGCCGTTCATGGTGATCGGCACGGCAGGCACGGTAGATACGGGTGCGATTGATGACCTTGCCGCCCTAGCCGATATCGCGGCACGGGAGAACATCTGGTTCCATGTCGATGGCGCATTCGGTGCGCTGGCCATGCTGTCTGATACGCTGCGGCCCAGCCTACGCGGGCTGGAACGCGCCGATAGCGTGGCGTTCGACTTCCATAAATGGGCGCAGGTCCAGTACGATGCCGGCTGTATCCTCGTGCGCAGGCCCGGCGTGCAGGCGGCAGCCTTCGCCCAGTCACGCGCCTACCTTGCGCGCGAGGACCGGGGCCTTGCCACCAACGCGCCATGGTATTGTGACCTGGGACCTGACCTGTCTCGCGGGTTCCGTGCACTCAAGGTCTGGATGACACTGGGCACCTACGGCGCCGATGGCATGGGCGATATGATCGCCAACTGCTGTGCCATTGCCCGCCACCTTGCCAACCGGGTCGAAGCCAACCCACGGCTGGAACTCCTGGCGCCGGTAACATTGAATATTGTGTGCTTCCGTATCATCGCCCCGGTAGCCGACCTTGACCACTTCAATGGCGAAGTGGTCAAGGACCTGCATGAAAGCGGGATCGCGGCACCGTCCACCACCGTCATCAACGGCCACAAGGCGGTGCGGGCCGCCATTGTCAACCACCGCACCACCACGGCCGACGTGGACCGCATGCTTGATGCCCTGCTGGAACTGGCCGACCGCAGGCTCATCGCAGCCTGA
- a CDS encoding bile acid:sodium symporter family protein, with product MFRKLDSFLLCLLATVMLASVVPCRGVGVNIFNTLAIIMIANMFFLQGARLSRRAVMEGVTGWRVHLAIGLCTFALFPLLGVALHTLAPDLLEGPMWTGVLFLCCLPSTVQSSIAFTSIARGNVAAAICSATLSNILGIFLTPLLVGLVLARHAATGGGGGIGPIVLELLVPFIVGQVAQPWIGAWAHRHKKLLSFSDRGSILVVVYTAFSEAVVQGLWHRLPPMQLGRVALVDIVILAIVLGLTRLVGRMGNFERTDRVAILFCGSKKSLASGVPIASVLFSHADVGLIVLPVMIYHQIQLFACATLARRLGAQAEGAD from the coding sequence ATGTTCCGCAAGCTTGATTCCTTTCTCCTGTGCCTGCTGGCCACCGTGATGCTGGCCAGCGTCGTACCCTGCCGCGGGGTAGGGGTTAACATATTCAATACGCTTGCCATCATCATGATCGCGAACATGTTTTTCCTACAGGGCGCGCGCCTGTCACGCCGCGCGGTGATGGAAGGTGTTACAGGCTGGCGGGTTCACCTGGCCATCGGGCTGTGTACATTTGCCCTTTTTCCGCTGCTTGGCGTGGCACTGCATACGCTTGCCCCCGACCTGCTGGAGGGGCCAATGTGGACAGGGGTTTTGTTCCTGTGCTGCCTGCCTTCCACGGTGCAGTCCTCCATCGCGTTCACTTCCATTGCGCGCGGCAATGTGGCAGCGGCCATCTGCTCGGCCACGCTGTCAAATATACTGGGCATTTTTCTGACCCCGCTGCTGGTGGGCCTTGTACTCGCACGGCATGCGGCAACGGGCGGCGGCGGGGGTATCGGGCCGATCGTGCTGGAACTGCTGGTGCCCTTTATCGTGGGACAGGTGGCGCAGCCATGGATCGGGGCATGGGCGCACCGGCACAAGAAACTGCTGTCCTTCTCCGACCGGGGTTCGATCCTGGTCGTGGTCTATACCGCCTTCAGCGAGGCGGTGGTGCAGGGACTGTGGCACCGGCTGCCTCCCATGCAACTCGGTCGCGTGGCGTTGGTGGACATCGTCATCCTGGCCATCGTGCTGGGGCTGACACGGCTGGTGGGGCGTATGGGCAATTTCGAGCGCACGGACCGGGTTGCGATCCTGTTCTGCGGATCCAAGAAGTCGCTTGCATCGGGCGTGCCGATTGCAAGCGTGCTGTTTTCCCATGCCGATGTAGGGCTGATCGTACTACCGGTCATGATCTATCACCAGATCCAGCTTTTTGCCTGCGCCACCCTGGCGCGCCGCCTGGGGGCGCAGGCGGAAGGGGCGGACTGA
- the mfd gene encoding transcription-repair coupling factor: protein MNTTAGFSLAPDAPLPVWGVPDGYDAFLIARRLREGPGPVLHVCRDDAGLARIAEQLAFVAPDAEILRFPGWDCLPYDRVSPNPAIVAERVATLTRLLEKATAPRIVLTTVMGLIQRVAPRAAFAGQSITIRTGESLDAPFLMELLIAHGYNRTDTVMEQGEFATRGGIFDIFPAGDSEPVRLDLFGDEVENIRRFDPGTQRSTAKIDSLTMRPVADFSLDPASISRFRTSWRDLFGPAAASDPLYQHISDGRRHAGMEHWLPLFHEQMETLVDYLPGVSISLANQAEEVLVTRLEMIADHYDARRQPTREGEVPYRPLPPHLMYLDRKGWDAIIAGRKAVVFMPFAQPDGAPGMDAGGRPGQMFAKTVTEGRENVFPMLHARVEEWSQTGRRAYVTAWSRGSCERIGVLLREYRLPVQTYTTWKEAQKLRPGTVGLLTLGLDRGFVADNVAFVSEQDLLGERISRPPRRRKKADQFISEASEIAEGDLIVHQDYGIGRYDGLETIGVGTAPHDCLRLIYDGNEKLFLPVENIELLSRFGSDQAHVALDKLGGVSWQSRKAKMKQRIRDMAGELIRTAAARALREAPAITPEDGMWDEFCARFPFVETEDQSRAIADVLDDMASGRPMDRLVCGDVGFGKTEVALRAAFVAAMSGAQVAVVVPTTLLARQHYRTFSARFNGLPVNVAQLSRMVTPKEATAVRKGLTDGTVNIVIGTHALLAKTVKFADLGLLIVDEEQHFGVAHKEKLKALREDVHVLTLSATPLPRTLQLALTGVREMSLIATPPTDRLAVRTFIMPFDSVVIREAIQRERFRGGQVFCVVPRIEDLDRMATRLHEIVPDARLVQAHGRLTPTELERVMTEFSDGKYDILLSTNIVESGLDMPAVNTLIIHRADMFGLGQLYQLRGRVGRGKQRGYAYLTWPQTHVLSAAAQKRLEVMQTLDTLGAGFTLASHDLDLRGAGNLLGDEQSGHIREVGIELYQQMLEDAVADLRTEKGRRRLLDRDWTPNIILGLPVLIPDTYVTDLPVRLGLYRRIAALANDAEVEAMEAELVDRFGTLPDEVRNLLDVVTLKRMCREAGVERLEAGPKGMVIQFRGNTFANPAGLVAWIAKQKEANVRLRPDHKLAIIREMTNAQRIAQARKVLAALVHMVQADAGVSA, encoded by the coding sequence ATGAACACGACGGCAGGCTTTTCGCTGGCACCCGATGCACCTCTGCCCGTATGGGGCGTGCCGGACGGGTATGACGCTTTCCTGATCGCACGCAGGCTGCGCGAGGGGCCTGGCCCGGTGCTGCATGTCTGTCGTGATGATGCGGGCCTGGCCCGTATTGCCGAGCAGTTGGCCTTTGTGGCGCCGGATGCCGAAATCCTGCGTTTTCCCGGCTGGGACTGCCTGCCGTATGACCGTGTCTCCCCCAATCCCGCCATTGTGGCGGAACGGGTGGCCACCCTGACCCGCCTTCTGGAAAAGGCGACTGCCCCCCGCATCGTGCTGACCACGGTAATGGGGCTGATCCAGCGTGTGGCCCCGCGCGCCGCCTTTGCCGGGCAGTCGATCACCATCAGAACAGGCGAAAGCCTGGATGCGCCATTCCTGATGGAACTGCTGATCGCGCATGGATACAACCGCACCGACACGGTGATGGAACAGGGGGAGTTTGCCACCCGCGGCGGCATTTTTGATATTTTCCCCGCAGGCGACAGTGAACCGGTGCGTCTTGACCTGTTTGGGGACGAGGTGGAAAACATCCGCCGCTTCGACCCCGGAACCCAGCGCTCGACCGCGAAGATCGACAGCCTGACCATGCGGCCGGTAGCGGATTTCAGCCTCGATCCCGCCAGTATCTCGCGTTTCCGCACCAGCTGGCGCGACCTGTTCGGGCCTGCCGCCGCCAGTGACCCGCTTTACCAGCATATATCCGATGGCCGACGCCATGCGGGGATGGAACACTGGTTGCCGCTGTTCCATGAACAGATGGAAACGCTGGTGGACTACCTGCCCGGTGTGTCCATATCACTGGCCAACCAGGCGGAAGAGGTGCTGGTCACCCGCCTGGAAATGATTGCCGACCATTATGATGCCCGCAGGCAGCCCACGCGCGAAGGCGAGGTGCCCTACCGCCCGCTGCCGCCTCACCTCATGTATCTCGACCGCAAGGGGTGGGATGCGATAATTGCGGGCCGCAAGGCCGTAGTGTTCATGCCCTTTGCCCAGCCTGACGGCGCACCGGGCATGGATGCGGGCGGCAGGCCCGGACAGATGTTTGCCAAGACCGTGACCGAGGGACGTGAAAACGTCTTCCCCATGCTGCATGCACGGGTGGAAGAATGGTCGCAGACCGGCAGGCGCGCCTATGTCACGGCGTGGAGCAGGGGTTCATGCGAACGCATTGGCGTGCTGCTGCGTGAATACCGCCTGCCGGTGCAGACCTATACCACGTGGAAAGAAGCGCAGAAGCTCAGGCCCGGCACCGTCGGCCTGCTGACGCTGGGGCTGGACCGTGGCTTCGTTGCGGACAATGTGGCGTTTGTGTCCGAACAGGACCTGCTGGGTGAGCGGATTTCCCGCCCGCCGCGCCGCCGCAAGAAGGCTGACCAGTTCATATCCGAAGCATCGGAAATTGCCGAAGGCGACCTGATCGTGCATCAGGATTACGGCATCGGCCGCTATGACGGGCTGGAGACGATTGGTGTGGGCACAGCGCCCCATGACTGTCTGCGCCTGATCTATGACGGCAATGAGAAGCTGTTCCTGCCGGTGGAGAACATCGAACTGCTCAGCCGCTTTGGCTCCGATCAGGCCCATGTGGCGCTGGACAAGCTGGGCGGCGTGTCATGGCAGTCGCGCAAGGCGAAGATGAAGCAGCGCATCCGCGACATGGCGGGTGAACTGATCCGCACGGCCGCAGCCCGCGCCCTGCGCGAAGCCCCGGCCATTACACCAGAAGACGGGATGTGGGACGAATTCTGCGCCCGCTTCCCCTTTGTCGAGACCGAGGATCAATCCCGCGCCATTGCCGACGTGCTGGATGACATGGCATCGGGCAGGCCGATGGACCGGCTGGTCTGTGGCGATGTGGGCTTTGGCAAGACCGAAGTCGCGCTGCGAGCCGCCTTCGTCGCCGCCATGTCGGGTGCACAGGTGGCGGTGGTGGTGCCAACCACGCTGCTGGCCCGACAGCATTACCGCACGTTCTCCGCCCGCTTTAACGGGCTGCCGGTCAATGTGGCACAGCTTTCGCGCATGGTCACGCCCAAGGAAGCGACCGCCGTGCGCAAGGGGCTGACCGATGGCACGGTCAATATCGTGATCGGCACACATGCGCTGCTGGCCAAAACGGTCAAATTCGCCGATCTCGGCCTGCTGATCGTCGATGAGGAGCAGCATTTTGGCGTGGCCCACAAGGAAAAGCTCAAGGCGCTGCGTGAGGACGTGCATGTGCTCACCCTTTCCGCCACCCCGCTGCCACGCACGTTGCAACTGGCGCTGACCGGTGTACGGGAAATGAGCCTGATCGCCACGCCGCCTACCGACCGGCTGGCGGTACGCACCTTCATCATGCCATTCGACAGCGTGGTGATCCGCGAGGCGATCCAGCGCGAACGCTTTCGTGGCGGGCAGGTGTTCTGTGTCGTGCCGCGTATCGAAGATCTGGACCGCATGGCCACGCGCCTGCATGAAATCGTGCCTGATGCCCGACTGGTACAGGCCCATGGTCGCCTGACGCCAACCGAGCTGGAACGGGTAATGACCGAGTTCAGTGACGGCAAATATGACATCCTGCTGTCCACCAACATCGTGGAAAGCGGGCTGGACATGCCTGCGGTCAATACTCTCATCATCCACCGCGCCGACATGTTCGGGCTGGGACAGCTGTACCAGCTGCGTGGGCGCGTGGGCCGTGGCAAGCAACGCGGCTATGCCTACCTTACGTGGCCGCAGACACATGTGCTCTCGGCTGCGGCGCAGAAGCGGCTGGAAGTCATGCAGACACTGGATACGCTGGGCGCGGGCTTCACGCTGGCTTCTCACGACCTTGACCTGCGTGGTGCGGGCAACCTGCTGGGCGATGAGCAGTCGGGCCATATCCGTGAAGTAGGCATCGAACTGTACCAGCAGATGCTGGAAGATGCGGTGGCCGACCTGCGCACGGAAAAAGGGCGGCGCAGGCTGTTGGACCGTGACTGGACGCCCAACATCATCCTTGGGCTGCCGGTACTGATCCCGGACACCTATGTCACCGACCTGCCCGTGCGCCTTGGCCTGTACCGCCGCATTGCGGCACTGGCCAACGATGCGGAGGTCGAGGCAATGGAGGCCGAACTGGTGGACCGCTTCGGCACGCTACCGGACGAAGTACGCAACCTGCTGGATGTCGTCACCCTCAAGCGTATGTGCCGTGAAGCAGGCGTGGAACGGCTTGAAGCAGGTCCCAAGGGTATGGTCATCCAGTTCCGTGGCAACACGTTTGCCAACCCAGCGGGACTGGTGGCGTGGATTGCAAAGCAGAAGGAAGCCAATGTCCGCCTGCGTCCCGACCACAAGCTTGCAATCATACGTGAAATGACCAATGCCCAGCGGATCGCGCAGGCCCGCAAGGTGCTTGCCGCACTGGTTCATATGGTGCAGGCAGACGCAGGCGTATCAGCCTGA
- the recG gene encoding ATP-dependent DNA helicase RecG — translation MNRRVSDTAFPPTNSLLAPLLAGVETLKGVKPATAKLLARVAGGGRVIDLLFHLPESVVDRRYRPNLGQAETGRVCTLHVTVTRVVPPAPGGGRGKRPWRVGVTDGTADADLVFFSPHQARRLEAGQEICVSGTLERFGERLNMAHPDYVVPAARMSEIPLLDPVWPLTAGLFASQVRAAIRAAFDIFPPLPEWQDTSVLKQRRWPGFEDALRTLHRPCDMPDLLEGDALVAASERARARLACDDLLAQQVAMAQARRLNRLRPGRAVVGDGSLRRVVLSRFGHEPTTAQVRALAEIDADLAAPRQMTRLLQGDVGAGKTLVALQAMLGAVEAGHQAALMAPTEILARQHLATFERLSPVSVAFLSGSVKGKARREALARIADGTARLVIGTHALFQESVVFHDLALAVIDEQHRFGVEQRAMLGEKGPQTDVLVMTATPIPRSLLLTQWGDMQVSRLDVKPAGRKPVRTSLHALSAMGELLAGMERALARGARIFWVCPLVSESETTDIAAAEARHEALGAHFGTQAVGLAHGQQDITLREQAIADFAQGRTRILVATTVIEVGVDIPDATVMIIEHAERFGLAQLHQLRGRVGRGLAESYCLLLHDSALGQTARRRLALLRETEDGFLIADEDFRLRGGGDVAGRRQSGMPDLRLASPLHVDMLLTLAAQDARRLVDTPPGQRPPALQAREPAVSLLLELFSRARAVRAIRAG, via the coding sequence ATGAACCGTCGCGTGTCCGATACCGCCTTCCCGCCCACCAATTCCCTTCTTGCCCCGCTGCTTGCGGGGGTGGAGACGCTGAAGGGGGTAAAGCCCGCCACGGCAAAGCTGCTGGCGCGGGTGGCTGGTGGCGGGCGGGTGATCGACCTTCTGTTTCATCTGCCGGAATCGGTTGTAGATCGGCGGTACCGCCCCAACCTTGGGCAGGCGGAAACGGGACGTGTGTGTACCCTGCATGTCACGGTCACGCGCGTCGTGCCGCCTGCGCCTGGTGGCGGCAGGGGCAAGCGGCCATGGCGGGTGGGCGTGACCGATGGTACGGCGGATGCGGACCTGGTATTCTTTTCCCCCCATCAGGCCCGCAGGCTGGAAGCGGGGCAGGAGATATGCGTATCAGGCACGCTGGAACGTTTTGGTGAACGGCTGAACATGGCCCATCCCGATTATGTCGTACCCGCCGCCCGCATGTCGGAAATTCCGCTGTTGGACCCGGTCTGGCCGCTTACGGCCGGGCTGTTTGCCAGCCAGGTGCGTGCTGCCATCCGCGCAGCGTTCGATATCTTCCCCCCCCTGCCCGAATGGCAGGATACCAGCGTGCTGAAGCAGCGCCGGTGGCCAGGGTTCGAGGATGCGCTGCGCACGTTGCACCGCCCGTGCGATATGCCCGACCTGCTGGAGGGCGATGCGCTGGTAGCCGCATCCGAACGGGCCCGTGCGCGGCTGGCGTGTGATGATCTGCTGGCCCAGCAGGTGGCTATGGCGCAGGCACGCAGGCTTAACCGCCTGCGGCCGGGGCGTGCGGTTGTGGGCGATGGCAGCCTGCGGCGGGTGGTGCTGTCGCGTTTCGGGCATGAGCCGACCACGGCACAGGTACGCGCGCTGGCGGAAATTGATGCCGATCTGGCAGCCCCGCGCCAGATGACGCGCCTGTTGCAGGGGGATGTGGGCGCGGGCAAGACGCTGGTCGCTTTGCAGGCCATGCTGGGTGCGGTGGAAGCTGGTCATCAGGCCGCCCTTATGGCTCCGACCGAAATTCTGGCCCGCCAGCATCTGGCAACTTTTGAGCGCCTGTCCCCCGTGTCCGTGGCCTTTCTGAGCGGCAGCGTGAAGGGTAAGGCCCGGCGGGAGGCGCTGGCGCGGATTGCCGATGGTACGGCGCGACTGGTTATCGGCACACATGCCCTGTTTCAGGAAAGTGTGGTGTTCCATGATCTTGCCCTTGCCGTGATTGACGAGCAGCATCGTTTTGGCGTTGAACAGCGCGCCATGCTGGGCGAAAAAGGCCCCCAGACCGATGTTCTGGTCATGACCGCCACCCCCATTCCGCGCAGCCTGCTGCTGACGCAGTGGGGGGACATGCAGGTCAGCCGGCTGGATGTAAAACCGGCAGGCCGCAAGCCGGTGCGCACGTCGCTGCATGCGCTTTCGGCCATGGGGGAACTGCTGGCGGGCATGGAGCGTGCGCTGGCCCGTGGCGCGCGTATATTCTGGGTCTGCCCGCTGGTGAGCGAGAGCGAGACGACCGACATCGCCGCAGCCGAAGCCCGACACGAAGCCTTGGGCGCGCATTTTGGGACACAGGCCGTGGGGCTTGCCCATGGCCAGCAGGATATTACGCTGCGCGAGCAGGCCATTGCCGATTTTGCACAGGGCCGGACCCGTATCCTAGTTGCTACCACCGTGATCGAGGTGGGAGTGGATATTCCCGATGCCACCGTCATGATCATCGAGCATGCCGAGCGGTTTGGCCTGGCCCAGTTGCATCAGTTGCGTGGCCGCGTGGGCCGTGGGCTGGCGGAATCCTACTGCCTTCTGCTGCATGACAGCGCGCTGGGCCAGACCGCACGCCGCAGGCTGGCGCTATTACGTGAGACGGAGGATGGTTTCTTAATCGCCGATGAGGATTTCCGCCTGCGTGGCGGCGGTGACGTGGCGGGTCGGCGGCAGTCGGGCATGCCGGACCTGCGGCTGGCCAGCCCCCTGCATGTGGACATGCTGCTGACCCTGGCGGCCCAGGATGCACGGCGGCTGGTTGATACCCCGCCCGGTCAGCGCCCCCCTGCCCTGCAGGCCCGTGAGCCTGCCGTCAGCTTGCTGCTTGAATTGTTTTCGCGTGCACGGGCCGTGCGGGCGATACGCGCAGGCTAG
- a CDS encoding succinate dehydrogenase assembly factor 2 produces the protein MEARTPDLSRLDTRRRKIYYRATHRGTHETDVLIGGFVAPRLEGMTEAQLDALEAVMDLPDADLADWLSGRRPVPESLNTPMMREIMADATDPARLAAIRGGK, from the coding sequence ATGGAAGCCAGAACGCCTGACCTCTCCCGTCTCGATACACGACGCCGGAAGATCTATTACCGCGCCACGCATCGTGGCACACATGAGACCGACGTGCTGATTGGCGGCTTTGTCGCCCCCCGGCTGGAAGGCATGACCGAAGCCCAGCTTGATGCGCTGGAAGCAGTGATGGACCTGCCCGATGCCGATCTGGCCGACTGGCTGAGCGGTCGCCGCCCCGTGCCGGAGAGTCTGAATACCCCCATGATGCGCGAAATCATGGCCGATGCGACCGACCCCGCCCGTCTGGCCGCGATCCGGGGCGGAAAATGA